The Papaver somniferum cultivar HN1 unplaced genomic scaffold, ASM357369v1 unplaced-scaffold_83, whole genome shotgun sequence genome has a segment encoding these proteins:
- the LOC113345713 gene encoding BTB/POZ domain-containing protein At5g60050-like: protein MSLMAADRNKLRSKEVSNMIKQGFIETPSIIFSPSRYISRVSSPPQTPSPPQPPHLIYPPQQLQSRTTLFEMMSNEHEKESIQSPDHDGNSTKLQQRINEILTKAPFQNPNWGEPSDVKVVVVSRDESFKVEMRLHLKILVNRSRFFADKLKSGGKIEHCVEISDIDDVEIYVETLVLMYCNDLKQRLMGENVEKVLSLLKVCSDIMFDVGVISCLKYLEAIPWTEEEEDKVVLVLCKLQTSDLVIEVLQRLYPSEPSTSTEANGVFLQVMSGVLQAKDDKACREMKNLIFKLFTVEPTSSSKGNYHLDVSKDTLDNICHRCINALVICANEVTNIDEGKRDRADLMSEISREANNLRWVVDILIDKEMGDEFVILWANLAELATLHPKIPPMRRYEISRITVQLCNAIGRGLIYASRETRFSLLCTWLEALYTDFGLMKRCCRNFDKKLVEDGLGRTILTLSLPQQQGILMNWLHRFVNKGDDCPNLRQAFEIWWRRSFIRQYAEQDSSKLQITSVPYCSTL from the exons ATGTCTCTAATGGCGGCAGATAGAAACAAATTGAGATCTAAAGAGGTCTCAAACATGATAAAGCAAGGGTTCATTGAAACCCCAtctattattttctctccatcaaGATACATTTCTAGGGTTTCTTCTCCTCCGCAAACCCCTTCACCTCCACAGCCTCCTCATCTTATATACCCACCACAGCAACTGCAATCAAGAACTACACTTTTCGAAATGATGTCCAATGAACATGAAAAAGAATCAATTCAATCTCCTGATCATGACGGGAATAGTACTAAGTTACAACAAAGAATTAATGAGATCTTAACAAAGGCCCCTTTCCAAAATCCTAATTGGGGTGAACCTAGTGATGTGAAGGTAGTTGTTGTTTCAAGGGATGAGTCTTTTAAGGTTGAAATGAGGTTGCATCTTAAGATTTTGGTTAATCGAAGTCGATTCTTTGCGGATAAGTTGAAATCTGGTGGGAAAATTGAACATTGTGTTGAGATTTCTGATATTGATGATGTTGAGATTTATGTGGAGACATTGGTGTTAATGTATTGTAATGATTTGAAGCAGAGATTAATGGGTGAGAATGTGGAGAAGGTTTTGAGCTTACTTAAG GTGTGTTCTGACATTATGTTTGATGTGGGAGTAATATCTTGTTTAAAATATTTGGAAGCAATTCCATGGACTGAGGAGGAAGAGGACAAAGTGGTATTAGTTCTTTGTAAGCTTCAAACCAGTGACTTGGTGATTGAAGTTCTTCAAAGACTTTATCCTTCAGAACCATCTACGTCGACAGAAGCCAATGGCGTTTTCTTGCAGGTTATGAGTGGTGTATTACAAGCTAAAGATGATAAAGCTTGTCGGGAAATGAAGAATCTAATTTTTAAATTGTTCACAGTAGAGCCAACATCTTCAAGTAAAGGAAACTATCACTTGGATGTTTCTAAAGATACTCTTGATAATATCTGCCACAGATGTATTAATGCCCTTGTTATTTGTGCAAATGAAGTTACAAACATTGATGAAGGCAAGAGGGACCGAGCTGATTTAATGAGTGAGATAAGTCGGGAAGCCAATAATCTTCGATGGGTTGTTGATATTTTGATTGATAAAGAAATGGGTGATGAGTTTGTGATACTCTGGGCAAATCTAGCGGAGCTTGCTACTCTTCATCCTAAAATTCCTCCAATGCGCCGTTATGAAATAAGCAGGATCACTGTACAGCTATGTAATGCTATAGGAAGAGGACTTATTTATGCATCAAGAGAGACGAGATTCTCACTATTGTGTACATGGTTGGAGGCTCTATATACCGACTTTGGACTGATGAAGAGATGTTGTAGAAATTTTGACAAGAAATTGGTGGAAGATGGATTGGGTCGGACGATACTAACATTGTCATTGCCACAGCAACAAGGGATCTTAATGAATTGGCTTCATCGGTTTGTGAACAAAGGTGATGATTGTCCGAATCTAAGACAAGCATTCGAGATTTGGTGGAGAAGATCTTTCATCAGGCAATATGCGGAGCAGGATAGTTCAAAATTGCAGATTACCAGTGTCCCCTATTGTTCAACACTCTAG